A region of Calditrichota bacterium DNA encodes the following proteins:
- a CDS encoding T9SS type A sorting domain-containing protein, which translates to MRKVRKLFPAVLIAAVVMILLAASPALSIWQVLVDEDFDKDQTVATLRWPWGTPPQNPTIRWHYNPRPNWYRAEIGVYYENYTWGLQNWAYNVLVRRHARFPASIWCAYTNRDSINNPRWPEDDDYMDNQNAWAWWGPIDLRQAKNAAVIFWYYNDIDPGVRDSLVVCMVNNDNYLTIGKVPNTNPPRPDTTAMRTLPAYGRFMWIDSAGDEHWLLTTFKTRPLDWQRRQFFLNDLRKLDNRGRELDTVVNWCRRPAVVNDRDTILAGERRVWLCFVWQSNERVIGDKGAFIDDVMVVWDDGLFDIRSSMSYIGIPINEDSTRWNNDYTPRTGDQLRFRSDWTVVGDGEVPEFTIRLKIDDEYVYSEVRRGIFAGDTTYTSIADTIWTVTPGAHTITWELDTPLNDGGVVRETREDNNTGFLSFNVEWNPAPELDINSPFRDMTEVFADSTWRIHYVVQDSNETDTTFTVYLYFTDDTSGLAANPELMYDYNYINHTFRGVVGESSMLWNVRRDWNAERVVEGGVYYICGFATDGYPGNLTQSFAIGRVVIRGPQSAPPLVDLPRDYALTRAFPNPFNRALTIDYVLPAAGSVRIAIYDLTGRFVETLVEGQRPAGQQTVVWRPTNVGAGLYLIKMEAGGKTFLQKAVFAP; encoded by the coding sequence ATGCGCAAGGTTCGCAAACTTTTTCCTGCAGTGCTCATTGCTGCAGTGGTGATGATCCTCCTCGCGGCCTCGCCGGCGCTGAGCATCTGGCAGGTGCTGGTTGACGAGGACTTCGACAAGGATCAAACTGTGGCGACGCTCCGCTGGCCGTGGGGCACTCCCCCCCAGAACCCGACGATTCGCTGGCATTATAACCCGCGTCCCAACTGGTATCGTGCCGAGATCGGGGTCTATTACGAGAACTACACCTGGGGTCTGCAGAACTGGGCCTACAACGTCCTCGTCCGGCGGCACGCCCGATTTCCGGCTTCGATCTGGTGCGCCTATACCAACCGCGACTCGATCAACAATCCGCGCTGGCCGGAAGACGACGACTATATGGACAACCAGAACGCCTGGGCCTGGTGGGGGCCGATCGACCTACGCCAAGCCAAGAACGCGGCGGTCATCTTCTGGTATTACAATGATATCGACCCCGGGGTGCGGGATTCGCTCGTCGTCTGCATGGTCAACAACGACAATTATCTGACGATCGGCAAAGTCCCCAACACCAACCCGCCGCGCCCCGACACGACCGCGATGCGAACGCTCCCGGCATACGGGCGGTTTATGTGGATCGATTCAGCCGGCGATGAACATTGGCTGCTGACCACTTTCAAGACCCGGCCGCTGGATTGGCAGCGACGGCAGTTCTTCCTGAATGACTTGCGTAAACTCGACAATCGGGGGCGCGAACTCGATACCGTCGTCAATTGGTGCCGCCGCCCGGCAGTCGTGAACGACCGCGACACCATCCTGGCCGGCGAACGTCGCGTCTGGCTCTGCTTCGTATGGCAGTCGAACGAGCGCGTCATCGGAGACAAGGGAGCCTTCATCGACGACGTAATGGTCGTGTGGGATGACGGCCTCTTCGATATTCGCTCGAGCATGTCCTACATCGGCATCCCGATCAACGAGGACTCGACTCGTTGGAACAACGACTATACGCCGCGCACCGGAGACCAGTTGAGGTTCCGGAGCGACTGGACGGTGGTAGGCGACGGCGAAGTGCCCGAGTTCACTATCCGCTTGAAGATCGACGACGAGTATGTCTATTCCGAAGTCCGTCGCGGCATCTTTGCCGGAGATACGACCTACACCTCGATCGCCGATACGATCTGGACTGTAACCCCGGGCGCTCATACCATCACTTGGGAACTCGACACTCCGCTTAACGACGGCGGTGTGGTGCGGGAAACCCGCGAAGACAATAATACCGGTTTCCTCTCCTTTAATGTCGAATGGAATCCGGCACCGGAACTCGACATCAACAGTCCGTTCCGGGATATGACCGAAGTCTTCGCCGATTCGACCTGGCGGATCCACTATGTCGTTCAGGACTCGAACGAGACCGACACCACCTTCACGGTCTATCTCTACTTCACCGACGACACCTCCGGCCTGGCTGCGAACCCGGAGTTGATGTATGACTATAACTACATCAACCACACCTTCCGGGGGGTAGTCGGCGAAAGTTCAATGCTCTGGAATGTCCGGCGCGACTGGAACGCGGAGCGAGTCGTGGAAGGCGGGGTTTACTACATCTGCGGCTTCGCGACCGACGGCTATCCGGGCAACCTGACCCAGTCCTTCGCAATAGGCCGGGTAGTGATTCGCGGACCGCAATCCGCGCCGCCGCTGGTCGATCTGCCGCGCGACTATGCGCTGACCCGCGCCTTCCCGAATCCGTTCAACCGGGCGCTGACGATCGACTATGTCCTTCCGGCTGCCGGCTCGGTTAGAATCGCGATCTACGACCTGACCGGACGTTTCGTCGAGACGCTCGTCGAGGGCCAGCGTCCGGCCGGGCAGCAGACCGTCGTCTGGCGTCCGACGAACGTCGGCGCCGGGCTCTATCTGATCAAGATGGAAGCCGGCGGAAAGACCTTCCTCCAAAAAGCGGTCTTCGCGCCGTAA
- a CDS encoding phytoene/squalene synthase family protein, producing the protein MNGTLAPYLPLEAASRSDLNRAWRTCSRIARRAAGNFYLAFLILPPVQRRGIEALYAFCRAGDDAADFADGSAEAVQDSALISQLRNRLDTVYTGQYCDDTSLALAVAVRRFSFERKHFDDLLEGLASDLDFRPFPTRHEQELYCYRVASTVGLLCLHIFGVVTEAARGFAVDLGKAMQLTNILRDIGEDQARGRVYIPIETLARHGLTPSNFLQLDYRAALHSLVAEEAAFARRFYRQAREALTPDIRGPLTTARAMGAIYEALLGRIESTGRYDRRIRLTRGEKVAIIRSLTSTAAVS; encoded by the coding sequence ATGAACGGAACTTTGGCACCATACCTGCCGTTGGAAGCAGCATCGCGATCCGACCTGAACCGGGCCTGGCGAACCTGCTCCCGCATCGCCCGTCGAGCCGCCGGCAACTTCTATCTTGCTTTTCTCATCCTTCCCCCGGTTCAGCGGCGCGGCATAGAAGCCCTCTACGCCTTTTGTCGGGCCGGCGACGATGCAGCGGACTTTGCCGATGGCTCCGCTGAGGCTGTGCAGGACAGTGCACTTATCTCCCAACTCCGTAACCGGCTGGACACCGTCTATACCGGTCAATACTGTGACGATACGTCGCTTGCCCTGGCTGTAGCCGTCCGACGTTTCTCCTTTGAACGCAAGCACTTCGACGATTTGCTCGAGGGCCTTGCAAGCGATCTCGACTTCCGCCCTTTCCCGACACGTCATGAACAGGAGTTATACTGCTACCGGGTTGCTTCAACGGTGGGGTTGCTCTGCCTGCACATCTTTGGCGTCGTGACAGAAGCCGCTCGCGGGTTTGCGGTCGATCTCGGCAAAGCAATGCAGTTGACCAACATCCTGCGCGACATCGGTGAAGATCAGGCACGGGGGCGCGTTTACATTCCCATAGAGACGCTCGCACGACATGGACTGACTCCATCCAACTTCCTTCAATTAGACTATCGGGCTGCACTGCATAGTTTGGTAGCTGAAGAGGCTGCCTTTGCACGACGTTTCTATCGACAGGCTCGCGAGGCGCTTACCCCCGACATCCGCGGCCCGCTCACCACCGCTCGCGCCATGGGCGCCATTTACGAGGCGCTCTTGGGCCGGATCGAATCCACGGGGCGCTACGACCGTCGGATAAGATTGACCCGGGGGGAGAAAGTAGCGATTATCAGGTCATTGACTTCCACGGCTGCAGTATCATAG
- the hpnC gene encoding squalene synthase HpnC, protein MSRRRGVLKPTALATSVAAGSDIQKAAVGYQASRKLARNHYENFRVASLFLPRRIRKDIYNLYAFSRLADDIADEPADGSPSALLDEWELRLEHAAEGNSDDPLFAALGETIRRHKLPLEPFRDLLQAFRRDLTCLRYVSWEDLLDYCRLSANPVGRLVLLLGGESNEPFFAYSDKICTALQLANHWQDVAGDFRRGRIYIPLSEMARFGVSEDAIQRRETGPLFKQMMANLVERTEAMFEEGQALLDLVNRPLGRQLRLYWGGGMAALRAIQSIDYDVLNHRARVGRPAKLRVFIRAALNR, encoded by the coding sequence ATATCCCGAAGGCGGGGAGTTCTGAAGCCGACAGCGCTCGCAACTTCGGTAGCCGCTGGTAGCGATATTCAAAAGGCGGCTGTCGGCTATCAAGCGAGCAGGAAACTGGCGCGAAATCACTACGAGAATTTTCGCGTCGCATCACTTTTCCTTCCCCGCCGAATCCGGAAGGATATCTACAACCTCTACGCCTTCAGCCGCCTGGCCGACGACATCGCCGACGAGCCAGCCGACGGAAGTCCTTCAGCGCTGCTTGATGAGTGGGAATTGCGTCTTGAACATGCGGCAGAAGGAAATTCAGACGATCCGCTTTTTGCCGCACTGGGCGAAACGATAAGGCGGCATAAACTGCCGCTGGAGCCGTTTCGCGACCTCTTACAGGCGTTTCGTCGCGACCTCACCTGTCTGCGATACGTATCCTGGGAAGACCTTCTCGATTACTGCCGCCTCTCGGCAAATCCGGTCGGGCGGCTTGTTCTACTGCTTGGCGGCGAATCTAATGAGCCGTTTTTTGCATACTCAGACAAAATTTGCACGGCACTGCAACTGGCTAACCACTGGCAGGACGTCGCGGGGGACTTTAGGCGGGGCCGGATCTACATTCCACTGTCTGAAATGGCCCGGTTCGGTGTAAGTGAAGACGCGATCCAACGTCGTGAGACTGGCCCCCTCTTCAAGCAGATGATGGCCAACCTCGTTGAACGAACGGAGGCGATGTTCGAAGAAGGCCAGGCCCTGCTCGATCTGGTTAACCGGCCACTTGGACGCCAGTTGCGGCTCTACTGGGGCGGCGGCATGGCTGCTCTAAGGGCTATTCAAAGCATCGACTATGATGTTCTCAATCATCGCGCCCGGGTAGGCCGACCGGCGAAACTGAGAGTTTTCATTCGCGCGGCTCTTAATAGATGA
- a CDS encoding phosphomannomutase/phosphoglucomutase, with protein sequence MNPHIFREYDIRGVFGVDLTPDVVRDLGRGIGTYLIRGGARRISLGRDGRLSSPDIRDYLTDGLLSTGLAVVDLGMIPTPLSYYSTHRLEAGGAIMITGSHNPPEYNGFKISLGREAIYGIEILKVRDIIASREFERGSGTVERYDLIPEYLDDLAARLKVARPVRVAVDCGSGVGGLTAPELLKRLGVEAHVIYSEVDGRFPHHHPDPTVETNLADLRKVVLEGRYELGIAYDGDADRIGVIDETGRPLWGDQILAVLARDLLLERPGATVIGEVKCSQLFFDDVARHGGNPLMWKVGHSLIKSKMHDTGAELAGEMSGHIFFKHRYYGFDDAVYVSGRLLEIVARSNRPVSRLLDDWPQTYNTPEIRVDCPDDLKFAVVEQVRDSFRDRYKIVDVDGMRLITEGGWGLLRASNTQPVLVLRFEADSPDKLTAIRAEVEDRLKSIKSAL encoded by the coding sequence ATCAACCCTCACATTTTCCGGGAATACGACATCCGCGGCGTTTTCGGCGTTGACTTGACGCCGGATGTGGTGCGCGATCTCGGACGCGGCATCGGCACCTATCTAATCCGTGGAGGAGCCCGGCGAATATCGCTGGGGCGTGACGGGCGCCTCTCGTCGCCCGATATCCGCGACTACCTGACGGACGGCTTGCTCTCGACCGGGCTCGCGGTCGTTGACCTGGGTATGATCCCGACGCCGCTCTCATATTACTCGACGCATCGCCTCGAAGCCGGCGGTGCGATAATGATCACCGGCAGCCATAACCCGCCGGAATACAACGGCTTCAAGATATCGCTTGGACGCGAAGCAATTTACGGGATTGAGATTCTCAAGGTCCGCGATATTATCGCGTCGCGAGAGTTCGAGCGAGGCAGCGGGACCGTTGAACGCTATGACCTTATTCCCGAGTACCTTGACGATCTTGCCGCGCGTCTAAAGGTCGCCCGGCCGGTTCGGGTGGCGGTAGATTGCGGCAGCGGTGTGGGGGGGCTTACAGCGCCGGAACTACTTAAACGGCTCGGAGTCGAAGCTCATGTCATCTACAGCGAAGTCGATGGCCGGTTCCCGCATCATCACCCGGATCCGACCGTTGAGACGAACCTTGCCGACTTGAGAAAAGTCGTACTGGAAGGTCGCTACGAACTTGGCATCGCTTACGATGGAGACGCCGACCGGATCGGGGTCATCGACGAAACCGGGAGACCGCTATGGGGAGATCAGATTCTCGCCGTCCTGGCGCGCGATCTACTGCTCGAGCGACCTGGCGCGACGGTTATCGGTGAAGTGAAGTGCTCACAACTCTTCTTCGACGACGTTGCCCGGCATGGCGGCAACCCGCTGATGTGGAAGGTCGGCCACTCACTTATCAAGAGTAAGATGCACGACACCGGCGCCGAACTGGCAGGGGAAATGTCAGGACATATCTTCTTCAAACATCGCTACTATGGCTTCGACGATGCGGTCTATGTTTCCGGGCGGTTGCTGGAGATCGTCGCTCGCTCGAATCGGCCGGTCAGCCGGCTGCTCGATGACTGGCCGCAGACCTACAACACCCCCGAAATCCGAGTGGACTGCCCCGACGACCTTAAATTCGCCGTTGTCGAGCAGGTCCGCGACTCGTTTCGGGATCGGTACAAGATCGTCGATGTCGATGGGATGAGGCTCATCACCGAAGGCGGCTGGGGATTGTTGCGCGCTTCAAACACCCAGCCGGTGCTTGTTCTTCGATTCGAAGCCGATTCGCCGGATAAGTTAACTGCCATCAGAGCCGAAGTCGAGGATCGGCTCAAGTCGATCAAGTCTGCACTTTAG
- the bshA gene encoding N-acetyl-alpha-D-glucosaminyl L-malate synthase BshA, translating into MRIGISCWPTFGGSGVVASELGMGLAERGHEVHFITYAVPGRLNLTQPGIHYHQVSIPDYPLFEYPPHSQALASMMAEVAGESGLQLIHAHYAIPHAASALLAKAITGGRLKVVNTLHGTDITLVGRSPAFMPVVKYAIAHSDGVTAVSEFLRMEVCRTFDCDREIAVIANFVDPRDYEHLSPDPVRRRFAPGGERLLVHVSNFRPVKRIEDVVTVFLKVREQIPVKLILIGNGPELPAAVQRIRESGSVDDLHLLGNIAQVERVVAATDLMLLPSDAESFGLAALEAMACGVPVIGCRAGGLPEVIDDGLTGVLTEVGDTEAMSKAALDLLFNEERRRGMGHQARRAAFERFDRDTILDRYEALYRQVLGI; encoded by the coding sequence ATGAGAATCGGCATATCGTGCTGGCCGACTTTTGGCGGCAGCGGCGTTGTTGCATCGGAATTGGGAATGGGGCTGGCTGAACGGGGGCACGAGGTGCACTTTATCACCTATGCCGTCCCGGGTCGGCTTAATTTGACTCAGCCGGGGATTCACTACCATCAGGTTTCGATCCCGGACTACCCGCTCTTTGAATATCCTCCCCATTCTCAAGCACTCGCCTCGATGATGGCCGAGGTCGCAGGCGAGTCAGGATTGCAATTGATCCATGCCCACTACGCGATCCCGCACGCGGCGTCAGCGCTGCTTGCCAAAGCGATCACCGGAGGCCGCCTCAAGGTGGTCAACACTTTGCACGGCACCGACATCACGTTGGTCGGTCGCAGCCCGGCTTTTATGCCGGTGGTCAAGTATGCCATCGCGCACTCGGACGGCGTAACCGCGGTGTCGGAATTCTTAAGAATGGAAGTCTGTCGAACTTTTGACTGCGATAGAGAGATCGCCGTCATAGCGAACTTTGTCGATCCGAGAGACTATGAGCATCTTTCACCGGATCCGGTTCGCCGGCGCTTTGCTCCGGGCGGTGAACGTCTCCTGGTTCATGTATCGAACTTTCGACCGGTCAAGCGAATCGAAGACGTTGTTACGGTCTTCCTGAAGGTCCGGGAACAAATACCCGTCAAGTTGATTTTGATAGGTAACGGCCCTGAATTGCCTGCAGCCGTACAACGCATACGCGAGTCTGGATCCGTTGACGATCTCCACCTTCTGGGCAACATCGCACAGGTCGAACGGGTCGTTGCAGCAACCGACCTGATGCTCTTGCCGAGCGACGCCGAGAGTTTCGGCCTCGCCGCACTCGAGGCAATGGCTTGTGGGGTCCCGGTCATCGGTTGTCGTGCCGGAGGTCTTCCGGAAGTGATCGACGATGGCCTGACCGGCGTCCTCACTGAAGTTGGTGACACCGAGGCGATGAGTAAAGCGGCGTTAGATTTGCTGTTCAATGAAGAGCGTCGCCGGGGGATGGGACATCAAGCCCGCCGCGCAGCATTCGAGCGGTTTGATCGCGACACCATCCTCGACCGATATGAGGCGCTATACCGCCAGGTGCTGGGAATCTGA